One Thermococcus kodakarensis KOD1 genomic window carries:
- a CDS encoding site-2 protease family protein — protein sequence MVSTLAVILAGIAVFWMVLYALFGKKEIDPETGEPIEKEEGLSVDMFIAMWRTKRLLGFIDRVSRINPRFWKVYADVGIALGYMGMVYVFYALAKTAAQTLQTKGQQAGVQLVIPGVTIPLWYGLIGLVVVMVVHELSHGIVARADKLPLKSVGLVLLAVIPGAFVEPDEEELAKAPLRSRLRVYGAGSMANITTAIITALIITYAINPLLVPAGVEVKGIIPGSPAEKVLQKGDVIIGINGQEIKTMEDFMELMDKTKPGETLELEVLRNGEKISVELTLAEHPDRPGKGFIGIQPAQHVESKVGSAKVVLPIFFALYWIYLLNVGIGLMNLFPLVPLDGGRMLDDVLKEYLPEKIARPVRYTTIGVGLLLLALNLWPALLNLAG from the coding sequence ATGGTCTCAACCCTCGCAGTGATCCTCGCGGGAATCGCGGTCTTCTGGATGGTTCTGTACGCCCTCTTCGGAAAGAAGGAGATAGACCCTGAAACTGGAGAACCCATAGAGAAGGAAGAGGGTCTCAGCGTTGACATGTTCATCGCAATGTGGAGAACAAAGCGCCTCTTGGGGTTCATAGACAGAGTATCACGCATCAACCCGCGCTTCTGGAAGGTCTATGCTGACGTCGGCATAGCCCTCGGTTACATGGGTATGGTCTACGTCTTCTACGCCCTTGCAAAAACCGCCGCTCAAACGCTCCAGACCAAGGGACAGCAGGCTGGGGTTCAACTCGTGATCCCTGGCGTGACGATCCCGCTTTGGTACGGGCTTATCGGCCTCGTTGTTGTGATGGTCGTCCACGAGCTCAGCCACGGAATAGTTGCGAGGGCCGATAAGCTTCCTCTAAAGTCCGTTGGGCTTGTTCTCCTGGCCGTGATTCCTGGGGCCTTTGTTGAGCCCGACGAAGAAGAACTTGCAAAGGCGCCCCTCCGCTCGCGCCTCAGGGTGTACGGGGCGGGATCAATGGCCAACATAACAACGGCAATAATAACGGCCCTCATAATAACCTACGCAATAAACCCGCTTCTCGTCCCCGCGGGAGTTGAGGTGAAGGGAATAATACCCGGCTCCCCCGCCGAGAAGGTTCTCCAGAAGGGTGACGTTATAATCGGCATAAACGGGCAGGAAATAAAGACCATGGAAGACTTCATGGAGTTAATGGACAAAACCAAGCCTGGAGAAACCCTGGAACTTGAAGTCCTAAGAAACGGGGAGAAGATCAGCGTTGAGCTGACCCTCGCAGAGCACCCAGACAGGCCAGGAAAGGGCTTCATAGGGATACAGCCGGCTCAGCATGTTGAATCGAAAGTCGGGTCTGCGAAGGTAGTCCTCCCGATTTTCTTCGCCCTCTACTGGATATACCTGCTCAACGTTGGGATAGGCCTTATGAACCTCTTCCCGCTCGTGCCCCTCGATGGCGGCAGAATGCTGGACGACGTCCTCAAGGAGTACCTCCC